TGGtgggttgtatttttttaaattgcttctcTTGCTGTCTGCAAAGGGCTTGCATCTGATTGATTGTGTCTTTAAAGAACAGCAGGCTTCCcaagtgtctttttaaaaatcccagcagGTGTCAGATTGACAGGAATGGAAGTCCTGCATTCATCCCTGGAACAGATGCAGCATGGGCAGAGGTGATACAAACTTCCCCATGCTGCGCCGCTGTTGTCCCTCAATGTGTAGCTGGAGATACAAGCTCTAGGGAAGAGAGGGCAACTCACTCTGCTTACTGGGGCAATCACTGGCTTCTTCGCTGAGCTTGTCTATAAGGTTGCCAGTGGTGATGGGTTTTAGAACGTGGGTACCTGTCCCCTGAGAACCGGACTGAGACCTTCAACACAGCTCACAGGAGAAGTCACTGAACAgccccttgtttaaaaaaatactcaaCACCAGTGTTCCAAACCATAGCACTTAGACTAATGTAGGCTATCATGTATGGGAGCATTGCTGTAGCCTACTGGAGTGTTGTTTttatgcagggagggggggctctCAGATGGCCACAGCTTTTGTTCCCTGCCAACCTGGGCTGGATTGGAATTGCTGGTGGCCCAGAAGCCTGCAGTCAAACTCAAAACAAATCAGCAGTTTACAGTACTCTCCTCCTGACTGTAGAATGAATAGTGATGACTCCAGTCCCCATAACTGTATAACCTTGCTGAGGTGCCTGGGTACTTTCCCCTCTCGTATGGAAAGGGTTATGTTGGTTGAAAAGCTTTTTCTTTCCCCTGAAGGTCACGTTCAGTCCCATTTGTGGTACCCGCACAGCTGGGTGTGGCTGACTGCTGCTCAGATATTTGGCTTGTTGTTTGCTTCTCACAAGCCAGAGGAACTTGTTAGCAAATGGAATGAGAGCAAGGCAGGCAAGAAGAAAAAGACCACGTTGGAGCCAGCAGCGACCAGGTTCTTCACAGATGAGCTGGACAAAAAGGTAAGGATGTTCCTGCTAGTTCCCCCCATGCCAGTGTCTGTTGCCTTGCTTGGGGTTTGTGGTTGTCGCAATGCATTTGTCTTTAATATTCGGACGCCGTCCACTGCTCTGTGCTGATTGTTGGCAGGCTTCTCCCATAGGATTGCAGACTGCCTCCCTTGGGTCTCACCCTCATCAGCAAAAAGGCTCCCCATGGCTCCTATGAAGATCAGTACCTCTAAGCAAGAATTCTAGCCCCATCTAAGTGTTTGGGCCTCCCTTTAGCCTTTGGGAACTGTCTCTGTAGGACGGAAAAATAACCCCTTGGGCTACATCATCCTGCATGTTCCCTGTTGTGTAAAGAATTCCAACTCCCTTTTCTCTCCACAGATGAAGGAACTTGCTTTAGCGTTCTGCCACCAGCTGCAGTCCAAGTTCCTGGATCAGTCTCTGGGAGAGCAGGTATGAGTCTGAGTAGGTTTCAAACTGCTGGGGGTATAGACCAAACTATGGGATAATCCACTATCCCTACAGAGAGAGCGAGTGCTCTTGGCTAGAAAGTGGAACATGTGGCAAGTGCCATAGAAATGGTGAATGTTGAGGTGAAGATAAAATATCACCAGAGAATCAGATTCTCTGGTCAGCTGAGATCAGTGCTTATGCAAACGGCTTAGTGGAAAATCCTGTCTGTGCGGAGGAACTTTCTGTTGATGTAAATCTGCTGGCTGTAGAGCTGCACTGTCACATCTAGTGTGAGAGGCAGAGGAGGGTCTACCAGGGAGTGGGGCTCCGCGATACCAGATCCTTCATTGGCAGAACATTCCTGAGCGCTCCCATGGCTGTCCTGTGCAGCCCTCACATGGTGGGCTGGGTAACTCTGAATCATGGAGCCACAGCTAGCTTCCCTGCAGCCAGCTCACCTCACTCCCCCCCTTGCAAGTGCAGCTCAGAGAGTGTGGAGAATCGAAGCCTGACTGCTTGCTGTGAACCGATCCTTCTGCACTCAGCTCGGATTATATGGCTGAGCTGGAGTTCTGATGTCAGTTGGAATTGGCTTAGATCCACCCAGTGCGAGCCAGATTCTGTTCCAGGTTGGGCAGGCCACAAGGAGCACTCCTACTGCAGGCCCTGGCTAGACATAGAGCCTGCTATGGATGCTAGCCATCTCCAGGGGAAGGATGTGGGCATGACTATAGCATCCCCACCAGCTCCCGGGGCAGCCTCGGTAACGGCGCTGGAGTTAActctctgggctgtgctatgGCATAATTCTGAACTATATGGCCTTAATACATTTTCCTctcaaagggcctgatcccaaaacccactgaagtccatgggaattttccattggcttccatggTCTTTGGATTGGGCCCAAAGGGGGGTGTCCGTATTCTACGTGCAAAACTTGCTTTGCTGTGTGCGGCGGTCTACGTGAATTGCACTCCCTTGGGTTTGATAATCCTGACCTGTTTAAAACCTCTCACCTGCCTCCTTCATGCCCCAGGATCCGTACTGGCAGCTTAATTGGTTTTTCTTTATGCTGTTGAAGGTTATAAAGAACTTGTTGTTTGTGGCCAGAGTTCTCTACCTTCTGGTCCCGGAttcagaggagggggaggagaccaAAGATCATGAAATGGGAGGGCAGGAGGATGCTTCTGAAGACGAAGGTGAAAAGGCAGCATCTGCTCAGGAAGAGAAGGAAGGCGAAGCAGAAGAGAAAAGCAGTCCAGCCACAGTGTTGTGGGTGATGAAAAGACTCTCTCTGATGGCAAAGCGAGAAGCAGCATATTCCCCTAAAAACCCTGTGAAGGTAAGAACTGTgttgtccctccctccctttgaCAGCATTGGGAGCTGCACAGTGGGAAAGCCTACACATGCTGTCCTTTAGCCCCTCAGGAACTAGCTTGGGGTGCCTGCTGGGAGGCAGGTGCTGGAGGTGGAGGTTGGTGCTAGGCTAAGGAGGAATAAAAGTTTCTGATTAGTGAGAGATGGAGCTTGCTGTTGTAGAGAGTCTCAGCCCTGccttccctcccctctgcttcctgcTCCTTTCACTCTCAGGCCTCCACCTTCTCTATATTAGTGTTTTTTAACTTTGAGTGAATTGGCCAGTCAGGATGCTCCACAAATGTTTGTTCTTTATGCTGGAAGCAATGCTCAGTGTCCAGACGCGCATATAGGGGAAAGTGCTATCTTCCTCTTTCTGCCTGGGGCACTAGGCTCTTCCCTCCTCTCTCACATGCATTCCCCACTCCCATGAAGCACCAgaacacaccctctctctctcttagcaAGGGTCACAAGCGTTACCTTCCTCACTGGTCTGCTGCCACACAGCTCATGGTGACAGTTCAgtagggcagaggttctcaaactgtggtccatggcccacgagctccattcaggtggtccgccggtagttccctctaaggtgcgcacctgggcggtcgcacacaagagaatgaagggccacccacctggGTGGCtctactaattaggtgcctggactgTGGAGAAGATGCTAAGGtaaggtggtggccttgggaggAATAAGGGATACATGGGAGGGGCAGTagagtgagaagagggggtggggggaatttgggatgtgcagggctgcagtggtggcttttccccagctccaggagagagactacccctccttcccagcctcagctctgtggcaggGTAGAGacctcctccttccctgccccagctctgggggctgcctcagcgggggagagagggcacatccattgcattagaaaggtaagactactaaTATCAAAATATGAGCTgtatgcttttatttgtagaacaaaaaatgtttattattaaggttttttatatatagtgcttttatccaaagcgctttacaatagttaactaacggtacaaacaacatttggaaagattaaGTGGTCGGCCGAGACCCTCAACAATTTTCAGGTGGtccgtggggaggggggggaaaagtttgagaaccactgctgtacgtttttttccccttccagtctgtctctctcatatTTCTGGCATGTCTGTACTTTCAGAGAACTTGCATCTTTAAGTTCCTTGGAGCTGTAGCAGTGGATCTTGGGAAAGACAGGATCAAGCCATACCTTCCAACAATCATCACCCCTCTGCACAGAGAGCTGAGTAGCACCTACGCAGAACAAGGTAACTGCCAAACCCCACTAAGGAAATGGAGCTGGGTCTGTTCTGGTTTGTGCTGTCCATACAGACAGCCCCAATCCAAACACCCTGTCATTCACATTGTCTCCTCAGACCCAGCTGCCTTCATTCAGGGAGTGGCAGCTAATTAAAATATAGTCAGCATATGTGGCTAGTGCCTcagtggtggagcagaggtgattTAGATGGGGAGGGCAGTGCTGCAGGCCTTTGAAGGTGAGAACATGTGATGGAGGAAGGGTGATAGAACCAGACAAAGAAGGTGACCAAGAGGCATGGCACACAAAGTGCTAAGATGGTGAGTTGGGAATAGGCAAGCTTATTACAAGTATGAAGTGCTAAGATCTGGAGGCAGGTAGAGGGGGGAGGAGTACACATCTTGAAGTGTATGAAATATTCCTTGTTTATGCTCTTGTTAGctgtttctccctccctcccatgacACTCCTGAATGAGTACTGTCCATTGTGGCCCACTGATAATGGCCATGAAAAGACATTAGTGCAACTCCTGTTTAAGCAGTGTTCAGGAAGGTGTTAATGTGCATGTGTGCAATTCATTTCTACAGGAAACATGCTGTCTGGGGGTGTTCCAATGTTACATGCAGGTTAGGCCATTGGAAAATAAGCACCAGAGACACAGCTTTGCTTTTAAGAGTTTGTGTTTTCGTGCAAATGGAAAAGAAATCAGTAATATACAAGCAGAGTCCTCTAAGTAGACTGACTGAGGACTTAGTCATCTCTTTATTTTACTAGATCCAACACTGAAGAACCTATCCCAGGAAATCATAGAACTGCTCAAGAAATTAGTTGGGCTGGAGACTTTTTCACTTGCCTTTGCTTCTGTGCAGAAACAGGCTAGTCAGAAGAGGGCTATCAGGAAAAAACAGAGAGCCCTGCAGGTAAGACTTTATTCTCAACTCTGATTATTTTAGTACTGTTTTCTACTGAAAGGGCAATGTTAAAGGTAGGGTACATTACTTCAGAGGtgcttgatcagagatttttttaattaaagggacAATGTCAGCTTTAAACATCACCATATTCTTGAAAAGCAAAAATTAATTTCTGCTTTTTATTAGACTGTAGCAAACCCTGATATTGCTGCCAGGAAGAAGCTGAAGAAACACAAGAATAAAATAGAAGCaaggaagagaaaaatagaattcCTGCGCCCTGGCTACAAGGCCAAGAAACCAAGGAGCCATGCACTAAAAGACTTAGCAATGGTGGAATGAAACATACTTAGAAACAGCTGTATGGTCATGTATATATTTGATGCATAAACCTGATTGTGCAGTACTGGAAGCCAAGAGGACTCTACTTGCTGAGATATTCAGTGCTCTGAATTGCTTTCCAACATTAACATAGGGTAGAGAGCTACATTTGTCACTCCTGATGTAGTAGCCTGACTAAACTCAGTATCTCTATTTTTTtacataatgtatttatttgtaattAATTTTAAAGTCTGCACAGATCCTATCAGTCACCTAGGATTTTATGTAAAACCATCAAGCTGTTTGCTCTCCTTTCATGTAGAGAATGTAACAGGCCAACTTGCTCTGCATGAGTAAAATATGGAACATATGAATATACAGTTTAATGTATTAAGACATTGCATTTTTCTAATTAAATGTGCTTGAAAGCACACTGATGTTCAGTGTTCCTCCCTATTTTATGAAAGATATGATTAAAGGTCTGTGCCCTGATCTTTCAAGTATGTTAAGGGACTTGCACAGCTTTTTATGGTAGAtttcatgtgcttaagtattCCGTGGGTTAAGGATAAATAACTCTGCTGTTATCTCTGTTCTTACCAGCATGTTCCACTTAAGCACAGCAGACAGCAGCTGCATCCAGTACTTGTAACTACCACATTTAACTTTGCAATGTGACCAGAGAAAGGAGCAAGGTACTGCCACCTCTGAGTggtaggggagggggaaaagtacTCCTGAACACAGAGAACAGAAGGAAGCTACTTCACCCATCCCCAACTTGAAATGGTACACAGTAGGGTAATGAGGACTCTTCTAGTCTGGACATCACATTAAATACTTAAACTCCCTATAGCTGTGCACATTATCACTTACCCAAGGTGACATTCAATCCTAGCCCCTAGAACTGAGCAATAGTAACATTTGTGGGAAAGCATCTTTGAAAAATACTTTATCTGCTCAAACAAAACTTGTTACCATTGTGTTAAAATATGAACCCTGCACTGGCTTCAAATCTGCTAGATTATGCTGCAGCTGAGTTTCTAGTTTTGAAATTAGTATTGAGGTGTTCAGAGCTGGACTTTCCTCAAGTACAGGTGGGCTTTTCAACTCATGATTAAGAAGTGGGCATGTTTTGTGAGTGAGCACTAATGCTCAGTTGAGTTTCCAACCGATAGCACTCTAAGGTAGCTCAAAACCAGTGACAGGCTTCTCGTGTGGGATAGGCACATAACAGAAATATTTAGACAAGTGACATTTCAAAGATTTTAGTGTTTACATGAATAAAATAGGTGATGCCactaaaattcaaaacaaaaagatttATTCTAGCCTGTCTCAGTCTATTTTCAATTAAGTCTTCCATACAAATTAACATAAGTACATACCTTGATACAGGAGAGCAAGGAAGGagtattttaatataatacaGACACATTCAGTTGCTTCAGTGTATGTTTACAAGACAAGTCAGCCCCCTTTACAAGAGTCAATTCCATCAGTCTTATTTACAGTGTGTGGCATTAACTTGCTTGACTGTAAAGAAAGGGATGCTTGGATGTGTTTAACCATCATGTGGCAAGGTTGATTTACTGCCTGTTCTTCAAGGCCTCCACCAACCTAAGGAAAAAATTAAGCAAGTTTATTTACTGCAGACTCCATTTCCAAGATGCTGAGAGGTTGTGCATGGTGCACTGGAATAATCATGTAGCCTATAGGCCCATGCTTTGTTCATTTGGAAAAAAGTTAAAATTAGCACCAAAAATATCTAATGTTAGATCCTTTTGAGGAACATTATGACAGCATTAGTTATCAAGACTTGAGTTAAACAGTTACTTACCATTCCATTGCCTCATCAAGCCCAGTGCCTTTGGTTGCAGAGGTTTTGAAAATCTGCCACTTTTTGTCCTTCAAAGCTGGTAGGCCCAGTGAGTTTGCCATTTCTGTGGGCGTCATGGCCTGCTCCATGTCCTGTTTGTTTGCAAACACCACTAAAATGGCTTTTTTCAGCTCTTCTTCCTAAAAAAGAAATCTATGCAAGTAACACTAATTCTTCCCCTGACCTGAGAATTTAAAGCAAACTACAGGTTTATTTATGTAGAGAAAACATTGGTTTTCAGTCTTTTATATACAGTAAATCCTTCAAAAGTAAGGAGCTAGGCTTACTGGTAAACCTAAACTAAAATTTGATGCCAGTCCTCTTTGTTTGAAACTGCTTCCTAAGGGAAACTGACCAGGAGCAGACGGATTTAAAGTATTCTGTAAAACAAAGTATAGATTTTTATCATTCATTGGGCCAATAAAGGTATTCAAAGTTTATTAAATTCAATTACTTAGGGCacaattctgccacccttgcaTTGTAAAATACTAAACTTTGTAAGTAATCCTATTATAATCCCTGATATTACTCAGTTTAAGgctggcagaactgggccctgaATAATGACAAAAGCACTAAGAAGCTATGCTAGTAACAGATTATATTCAGTCTGGTGCCCACACAAAGGCTTATCTGAACTGACATGAAACATGGAAGACTGACAAAAGCATTAAACATATTGCAAATATTCTGCAGACAAAAgctttgtacagtaactcctcactttgtCATcccgttgctgatcaattagagaacatgcttgtttaaagttgcgcagtgCTCCCTTATAAAGTTGTTGGGCAGctccctgctttgtccactgcttgcagaaagagcagcccattggagctagttggtgggggcttggaaccagcgTGGACCAgcttccctaagttccctgtgcagcagctacccagcagccaggctatcaattgcctggcagttcagctgtccctccctctcactgctctgtgtgtgtgtgtgtggggggggtttgttTCAAGTGTCAGGAGGTCTGCTGCCCCCCACTTGTTTAAAACTTATGCTGTGTgtgtatagtcttttgtctggtgaaaaaaattccctggaacctaaccccccatttacattaattcttatggggaaattggattcgcttaacagtttcacttaaagtagcatttttcaggaacaaatctacattaAGTAAGGAGTTATTGTAATATGATACTTCCTTCCTAAGAAGGAAAGACAACTTGATTCCAAACAGAgttcattgtggtaggtgctggtTTGTTTTAGATTTGCTCTAAGAGGAAAGATCTGCAATTAGTATTTTAATTATCTAAACAGTATCTTTGTTTTCTTACCTCCAACATAGCAACAAGTTCTGATTTTGAAATGCCAATTCTGTCTCGATCACAGCTGTCTACTACATAAATGACTGCATCTGTATTTGAATAGTAACACCGCCAATATGGCCTAGAAAAGAAGAACAGGCTAGTTGAGTTCATATAAAGTTAAGTTTAATTTTATTAAGTGAAAGGAACCCAACACAATGGCAATTATAACTGTGATGGCCAGTGCTTGAAAAAAATCACTTGCTCAGGGAAAGTAGAGTTGTCCCCCTCCAGGTAATTGGCCTAAAAGGCAACTAGTGTCTTAAAAGGGGAGGAAAGGAGCAGACCACTCCAAACACTTGCTCAAATAAGAAGTGAGTAAAACTACCTGGGGACAACTATTTATTGGGGGAATTAAGATGTGCCAAAGTTAAATTCATGGTTTTGAGGGGCAGTGCTGCAGATatttcagttaagtgtttcttagCCATGTCTTTTACCATAACTCAAATTAAGCTTTAAATAAAGTTTCACAAAACTAGTTGTGTGAAAAGCATCTGCCATGGATTTTGCTATTAaggcaaaaaaattaatcaagcaAAAAATAAGACCTG
The Emys orbicularis isolate rEmyOrb1 chromosome 1, rEmyOrb1.hap1, whole genome shotgun sequence DNA segment above includes these coding regions:
- the ARL1 gene encoding ADP-ribosylation factor-like protein 1 isoform X2, which encodes MAIGFNVETVTYKNLKFQVWDLGGQTSIRPYWRCYYSNTDAVIYVVDSCDRDRIGISKSELVAMLEEEELKKAILVVFANKQDMEQAMTPTEMANSLGLPALKDKKWQIFKTSATKGTGLDEAMEWLVEALKNRQ
- the ARL1 gene encoding ADP-ribosylation factor-like protein 1 isoform X1 yields the protein MGGFFSTIFSSLFGTREMRILILGLDGAGKTTILYRLQVGEVVTTIPTIGFNVETVTYKNLKFQVWDLGGQTSIRPYWRCYYSNTDAVIYVVDSCDRDRIGISKSELVAMLEEEELKKAILVVFANKQDMEQAMTPTEMANSLGLPALKDKKWQIFKTSATKGTGLDEAMEWLVEALKNRQ